Proteins encoded by one window of Antechinus flavipes isolate AdamAnt ecotype Samford, QLD, Australia chromosome 4, AdamAnt_v2, whole genome shotgun sequence:
- the PFDN6 gene encoding prefoldin subunit 6 produces the protein MAEVIQKRLQGELEKYQQLQKDLSKSMSSRQKLEAQLTENNIVKEELALLDGSNVVFKLLGPVLVKQELGEARATVGKRLDYITAEIKRYESQLRDLEKQSEKQREALAQLQQEFQRAQAAKAGSMGKA, from the exons ATGGCCGAGGTGATTCAGAAGAGGCTTCAGGGGGAATTGGAGAAGTACCAACAGCTCCAAAAGG ACTTGAGTAAGTCTATGTCTAGTCGGCAGAAGCTAGAGGCACAGTTGACAGAAAATAACATTGTGAAAGAG GAGTTAGCTTTATTGGATGGATCCAATGTGGTGTTTAAGCTTCTGGGCCCAGTGTTGGTCAAACAGGAACTGGGGGAGGCTCGAGCGACTGTGGGCAAGAGACTGGACTATATCACAGCAGAGAT TAAACGATATGAATCTCAGCTCCGAGACCTGGAAAAACAGTCCGAAAAACAACGTGAGGCCCTGGCTCAGTTGCAGCAGGAATTCCAGCGGGCCCAGGCTGCCAAGGCAGGCTCTATGGGAAAGGCTTGA